The window GTCCTGTGCCTTGCCGTGGCTGAAGTTCAGCCGCACCACGTTCACCCCCGCTCGGATCATCGCCTCCAGCAGCGCCGGGTCGCTCGACGCAGGACCCAGGGTGGCAACAATCTTGGTGGCGCGGCGGGTAGGCATGGACATGTCTCTTTTCTCTCGGTCGTTGGGGATGTAATCGAGTTTCAATTCTCACACGAAGCGGTTACATGCGAGTTACCCGCGCAGCAGCAACACGGCTCAGTGCTTCAGAGCAGCGGGGATGACAACAGATGTGCCAGCACATGCGCAATGATCGCGGCCTCCAGGCCGTGGCGCGCAAACAGCCAGCCCGCCACCAGGCCAAAAACTGTATTGCCCACCAGGACGAACGCCACCACCGGCGCGGTCAACACCCCGGCCAACGCCTGCGCGGCAGGCAGGTGCCCCACGGCAAACAACACGGCGCTCAACAGCACCGCCCCAGCCACCAGCCCCTTGCCTGGGCGCCCCTGACCACGCTGCAACAGGCGCCAGCCCAGCCACAACAGCAGGGTCATCACGCCCCAACGCACCAGTAGCTCTTCGGTGATGCCGCCGTAGAGCAGCTTGACCACCAGCGGCATGGCACTGGCAGGATCGGACGGCTGCAGCGCCGTGGGCGCCAGCCGGGACAGCACCCATAGCCACGCAGCGCCCGCCACGCCACTGCAGACTCCGGGCACAAGTTGGGTACGCAGCGCGGGGCCCATGGGTCTGCCTGTCAACCAGGCAGACACTGCGGGCGCCTGCAGGCCCACGCGGGGCGCCAGCCACACCCCGAGTGCCACGGCCAGCGCCAGGAGCACCGCCGTCTGTAACCCGCTAAGCAAAAGCACGGCCTCTGGCGGCAGCGGCAGCAGGGCGGCATTGGCCTTCAAGGTGGGCAGCAGCGTCCAGACCACCGCCACCACGCCGGGCATGCCCAGCAGCCACAGCGCGCCGCCCAGCCGCCACTTGCCGGGCTGAGTCGGCGCATGGGCCGCATCGGCTCCGGCAGCGTTGTCCACGGCCATGGTGTTGCCCACGTTCAGGCGCGCATCAGCGCCTCGATCTCGTCGGCCTTCACCGGCACGCCGCGCGTGATCAGCTCACAACCCGTCTCGGTGACGATGGCATCGTCTTCGATGCGGATGCCGATGTTATGGAACTGCTCAGGCACCCCTTCGGCGGGACGCACGTAGATGCCGGGCTCGATGGTCAGCACCATGCCGGGCCGCAGGATACGGCTGGGGCGGTTGGTGATGGTTTCACCCGAGAGCGGGTCTTTGCGTTCGCTGGTCTGGCCCACCTCGCCGGGCTCCACATAGCTGCCGCAGTCGTGCACATCCATGCCCAGCCAGTGGCTGGTGCGGTGCATGTAGAACTGGAAGTAGGCACGTTTGTCGATCACGTCCTGTGCGGTGCCCACCTTGTTCTTGTCGAGCAGGCCCAGGTCCAGCATGCCCTGGGCCAGCACGGCCACCGTGGCGTCGTGCGGGTCGTTGAAACGCGCGCCCGCCTTGGTGGCCGCCACGGCCGCATCCTGGCTGGCCAGCACCAGGTCGTACAGCGCGCGCTGCGGGCCGGTGAACTTGCCGTTGGCCGGGAAGGTGCGGGTGATGTCGCTGGCGTAGCTGTCCAGCTCGCAGCCTGCGTCGATCAGCACCAGCTCGCCATCGCGCACAGGCGCTGCATCGGCACGGTAGTGCAGCACGCAGGCATTCGCACCCGCTGCCACGATGGAGCTGTAGGCCGGGTACTGCGAGCCCGCGTCGCGGAACGCATGCAGCAGCTCGGCATCCAGGTGGTATTCGCGCACATCCTCCCCGGCGCGCAGCATGCGGGCCGAGCGCTGCATGGCGCGGATGTGAGCCTGCGCACTGATGGCGCTGGCGCGGCGCATGATGTCCTGCTCGTGCGCGTCCTTGAACAGGCGCATCTCGTCGAGCAAGGTGCACAGGTCGTTTTGCTCGGCAGGGCAGATGGCGCCGTAGCGCACCCGCCCGCGCACCACATTGAGCCAGCCCTCCACGCGCGCGGCCAGGCCGCTGTGGGTGGCAAACGGGTACCAGACGCAGGCCGTGTTTTCAAGCAGGCGCGGCAGCTTGCTGTCCAGCTCGGCCATCGAATGCGCGGCGTCCACGCCCAAGGCTGCGGACGCAGCGGCCGGGCCCAGGCGGTAGCCGTCCCAGATCTCGCGCTCCAGGTCTTTGGGCTGGCAGAACAGCGTGCTACGGCCATCCGCCGCCACAACCAGACAGGCACCGGGCTCGGTGAAGCCGGTCAGGTAATAGAAGTAGCTGTCGTGGCGGAACAGAAAGTCGCTGTCCCGGTTGCGTGGACGCTCCAGCGCCGTGGGGATGATGGCAATGCCCCCGGGGCCCAGCTGGGCAGCCAGGTGCGCGCGGCGCTGGGCATAGACGGAGGCAGGCACGGTGGTGTTCATGGCGCGTCGAGAGAAAGGGTGTTGAGTTCGGCCAGCCGCTCGGGCGTGCCCACATCGGTCCAGCGGCCGGTGTAGAGCTGCGCACTGACGCGGCCATTGTCCATGGCCCGGCGAAGCAGGGGCGCCAGCGGGGCTTTGATGCCGCCCGGGTTGCCCGGTGGAATGTCGCACCAGGGCAGCGCAAACAGCTCGGCGCGCAGCAGGGCGATGGTGCTGTAGGTGTAGCGCGGGGCGGGGTCGGCGGCGGGCAGATTCAGCGCCAAGCCGTCGGCCGACAGGCCAAAGTCGCCGCGCGGGTTGTGGGCGGGGTTGGGCACCAGCCACAGGTGGGCCAGATAGTCACTGGCCTCAAAGGCCGCTACCGCGGCGCTGTCGAACACGAAGTCGGGCGCAAACACATCGCCCGCCGCCAGCCAGAACACCGGCCCCAGCTGGGGCAGCGCGCGCGCAATGCCCCCGGCAGTTTCCAGCGCGCCACCAAAGTCCACCCCCTCGTGAGAGTATGAAATTGATAGCTGTTCAGGCATATTTTTCCTGCACTTGGAGGCAAAAACGCTGGGAAAATACCCGCTGATCTGCCCACCCAACCATGCGGTGTTGATCACCGCCCTCTCGACACCCGCATCCAGCAAGGCCTGTAGGTGCCACTGCAGCAGCGGCTGACCCTGCACCTGCAGCAGGGGCTTGGGGGTGGTGTCGGTCAGCGGGCGCATGCGTTCGCCCCGGCCGGCGGCCAGCAGCAATGCGGGCACCTGGTGGTGAACAGGACTCATGCCGCCACCCCGCTCACCACACCCCGCTGCAGCGCATGGCGATCCACGGCCGTGGGCTGGAACAAGGCCAGCAGCGTGTCCATCAGCGCATGTGCCTTGGCCGAATGGTCGGCGCCGAAGTTACACACATACACATCCAGCGTCACCGCGCGCTGCTCGGGCCAGGTGTGTACACACAGGTGCGACTCTGCTAGTAAAACAGTAGCGGTCACCCCACCAGGGCCGTGCACCGTGGCCGGAAACTCATGAAACAACTGCCCCACGGCCTGCAGTCCGGCGGCGCGCACCGCATCGGTACAGGCCCGGCCCAGGGCGGTGGCGTCCAGCAGCCAGGCACTGGCGCAGCGGCAGCCCTGGAGATCGGCGGTGAGGTGCAGTCCTTGCATGGCCCGCACTGTAGTGCATTGCCGCCCTGCGCCCAGCGTGCGGCTGGCCGATTCAGGCGGGTGAAAGCCGCGCCGGTAAAATGCCGGGTTTCCCCTGAACCTCCCACCCTGAACCACTCCCCCATGGCCAACACCCAGCAATCCCAACAGATGGCAAATGCGATCCGCGCATTGGCCATGGACGCCGTTCAACAAGCCAACTCCGGCCACCCCGGTGCCCCCATGGGCATGGCCGACATGGCCGTGGGCCTGTGGGCTCGCCACCTCAAGCACAACCCCACCAACCCCCAGTGGTTTGACCGCGACCGTTTTGTGCTGAGCAACGGCCACGGTTCGATGCTGATTTATTCGCTGCTGCACCTCACGGGCTACGACCTGCCCATGAGCGAGCTCAAGAACTTCCGCCAGCTGCACAGCAAGACCGCCGGCCACCCCGAAGTGGGCATCACCCCCGGCGTGGAAACCACCACCGGCCCGCTGGGCCAGGGCATCACCAACGCCGTGGGCTTTGCGCTGGCCGAGAAGCTGCTGGCCGCCGAGTTCAACCGCGAAGCCCATGCGGTGGTGGACCACAACACCTACGTGTTCCTGGGCGACGGCTGCCTGATGGAAGGCATCAGCCAGGAAGCGATTTCGCTGGCAGGCGCCTGGAAGCTGAACAAGCTGATCGCCCTGTACGACGACAACGGCATCTCCATCGACGGCCAGGTGACACCCTGGTTTGCCGACAACACGGCCTTGCGTTTTGTGTCCGCCGGCTGGAACGTGATCGGCCCCATCGACGGCCACGATGCCGACAAGGTGGCGGACGCGATTGCGGAAGCCAAGAAGCAGACCGAGCGCCCCACGCTCGTCATCTGCAAGACGCACATCGGCAAGGGCAGCCCCAACCGCGCCAACACCTCCAAGGCCCACGGCGAGCCCCTGGGAGCCGAAGAAATCAAGCTCACGCGCGAAGCCCTGGGCTGGACGGCGGAGCCCTTCGCCATCCCCGAAGACGTGTACGCCGGTTGGGACGCCAAGGCAGCAGGCGCTGCCGCCGAAGCCACCTGGAACAAACGTTTTGCCGCCTACACCGCAGCCTTCCCCGAACTGGCTGCCGAGCTGACCCGCCGCATGAACGGCGACCTGCCCGCCAACTTTGCGCAAGTGGCCGTGGACACCGTGGTCGCCGCCCACACCAAGGGCGAGACCGTGGCCAGCCGCAAGGCCAGCCAGCTGGCGCTGGAAGCCTTCACCGCCGCCCTGCCCGAGCTGCTGGGCGGCAGCGCCGACCTGACGGGCTCCAACCTCACCAACACCAAGAGCACGCCCAACCTGCGCTTCGACATGCAGGGCAACGTGGTCAAGACCGAAGTGGCCGAAGGCCAGAAGATCGGTGGCCGCCACATCAACTACGGTGTGCGCGAGTTCGGCATGGCCGCCATCATGAACGGCGTGGCGCTGCACGGCGGCTTCATCCCCTACGGCGGCACCTTCCTGACCTTCAGCGACTACAGCCGCAACGCCATTCGCATGGCCGCGCTGATGAAGCAGCGCGTGATCCACGTGTTCACGCACGACTCGATCGGCCTGGGCGAAGACGGCCCCACGCACCAATCCATCGAGCACGTGGCCAGCCTGCGCCTGATCCCGAACCTCGATGTCTGGCGCCCGGGTGACACGGCAGAAACCGCAGTGGCCTGGAGCGTGGCCCTGTCCAACCGCAACAAGCCCACCGTGCTGGCCCTGTCGCGCCAGAACCTGCCCTACGCGCCCAAGCGCGACCTGGGCGACATCAGCCGCGGTGCCTATGTGCTGTCCGAGCCCGCCGATGTGGGCATCAAGAAGAAGCCCCAGGCCGTGATCATCGCCACCGGCTCTGAAGTGCAGCTGGCCTTGAAGGCCCAGCGCCTGCTGGCCGACAAGAAGATCGCCGTGCGTGTGGTCTCCATGCCCAGCACCACCACCTTCGACCGCGAAGACGCCAAGTACAAGAGCAGCGTGCTGCCCGCTGGCGTACCCCGCGTAGCGGTGGAAATGGGTGTGACCGACGGCTGGTGGAAGTACGGCTGCGCCGCCGTGGTGGGCATCGACACCTACGGCGAATCGGCCCCGGCCCCCGTGCTGTTCAAGCATTTCGGCTTCACCGAAGAGAACGTGGCCGACGCGGTGCTGGTGGCCATTGGCGCCGCGCGCCTCAAACCCGCCAAAAAGGCCCGGTAAGACTCCCTTTGCCCGCTGCGCACCGCTGCCAGCGGGCGCGCGGCGGCAAATTCCTGATTTCGATTTTGCAACCTTGGAGAGACACCCTATGACGATCAAGATTGGTATCAACGGCTTCGGCCGCATCGGCCGCAACGTGCTGCGCTCGGCCATCCAGAACTTCAGCGACATCGAAGTCGTGGGCATCAACGACCTGCTGGAGCCCGACTACCTGGCGTACATGCTGCAGTACGACTCGGTGCACGGCCGCTTTGACGGCACCGTGGCCGTGGAAGGCAACACCCTGATCGTCAACGGCAAGAAGATTCGCCTGACGCAAGAGCGCGACCCAGCCAACCTGAAGTGGAACGAAGTCGGCGCCGACGTGGTGATCGAATCCACCGGCCTGTTCCTGGACAAGGTCTCTGCGCAGAAGCACATCGATGCGGGCGCCAAGAAGGTGCTGCTGTCGGCTCCCTCGAAGGACGACACCCCCATGTTCGTGTTCGGCGTGAACCACACCACCTACGCAGGCCAGGCCATCATCTCCAACGCCTCGTGCACCACCAACTGCCTGGCCCCCGTGGCCATGGTGCTGAACAACAAGTGGGGCATCAAGCGCGGCCTGATGACCACCGTGCACGCTGCCACCGCCACACAAAAGACCGTGGACGGCCCTTCGAACAAGGACTGGCGCGGCGGCCGCGGCATTCTGGAAAACATCATCCCTTCGAGCACTGGCGCTGCCAAGGCCGTGGGTGTGGTGATCCCGGCGCTGAACAAGAAACTGACCGGCATGTCCTTCCGCGTGCCGACCTCCGACGTGTCGGTGGTGGACCTGACGGTGGAGCTGGATAAGGCTGCCACCTACGAAGAAATCAAGGCCGAGATGAAGGCGCAGTCCGAAGGCGCCCTGAAGGGCGTGCTGGGCTACACCGAAGACAAGGTGGTGGCCACCGACTTCCGTGGCGACACCCGCACTTCGATCTTTGACGCGGACGCCGGCATCGCGCTGGACGGCACCTTCGTGAAGGTCGTTAGCTGGTACGACAACGAATGGGGCTACTCGAACAAGTGCCTGGAAATGGTGCGCGTGGTCGCCAAGTAAGCTTTCTTTGAGAAGTTGAAAAAGCGCTAGAAGCAACTACCCTGTTCAAGCCGGTCGCCTGCAAAGGCCACCGGCTTTTTTTCCGCCTGCGCGGTACTGGCCCACGGAATCAGGTCGCCGCCACGGCAGGTGCCTGCGGCGGCGTGCTGGCAATGTGCACCGTGCGGGTGGGGAATGCAAACTCCACCCCCATGGCCTTGAACTCACGCAGCAGTCCCAGGTTGATGGACTGCTGCAGGTCCATGTACAGGTTGTAGGCCGGGTCTTCGACGATGTAGACCACTTCGTAGTCCAGCGAGTTGGTGCCCAGTGCCTTGAAATGTGCACGGTCAAAGCGCAGCTCTGGGTGCGCCTCGATGAGCTTGCGCACGACGCCTGGAATCGCCTCGGCCTGCTCGGGGGTGGTGCCATAAGCCACGCCAAAGGTGAACACGATGCGCCGCCGCTCCAGCATGCGGAAGTTGCTGATGGTCTGCTTGAGCAGGTCAGTGTTGGACATCACGATCTGCTCGCCCTGCAAGCTGCGGATGCGCGTGGTCTTGAGGCCGATCACCTGCACCGTGCCCGACACGTTGCCCACCACGATGAAGTCGCCTACCTCAAAAGGCTTGTCCACCGCAATCGCCAGCGAGGCGAACAAGTCGCCCAGGATGTTCTGCACCGCCAGCGCCACGGCAATACCACCCACCCCCAGGCTAGCGATGAAGGCCGTGATATTCACCCCCACGTTGGACAAGATGGCCAGCAGCACCACGCTCCACAGCAGCGTGCGCAGCCCCCACGACATCAGCGTGGCCGAAGCGCTGACCTGCGTCATGCCGCTGGACGAGTGCCGCTCCACATAGCGGCGCACGCCGATGCCGATCGCGCGCATGCCCCACAGCCCCATCTGCAGCGCCACGGCCACAAACCACAGCTGGCTCAGGCGGCTCTCCCAACGGCCCGGCAGGTCCAGCAGACTGGCGCCCACCAGCAGCGCCACCACCAGCATCAGCGTGCGGCTCGTGCCTTCCAGCACGTCCACCAGGGTCAGTGCCATGCCGCTGTGTGACTGCGTGGCCCACCCTTTGGCGCGACGGGTCAGCAAGTGCAGCACCACAAGGATGGCGGCGTAGGTAGCGACAGCCGCTGCCAGGGCCACACACAGGCTCCATAGCGGCACACCCGCAAAAGTGGTCTCCTGGACCCAGATGAAAAACGTGGATGGCGGCATGCAGTAACTCTCCTCTTCGTTGTGCAAGGGGGATAGGTGGAAGGCGGGCGTACGGCGTGCGCAAACAGCCCGCGCACAGGCATCGGCAGCAGACGGCGCAGCCTGGGGACAACGCGGTGTGCGTGTGTTGCCCTTGATCGAGGCCCATGCAAAGCGAGAGTTCCCCGACGCGCCTTCACATCCGTCGCACTCACAGTGTCAGCGCCCGGCGTGCAAATGTTCGTAAGACATGCCCGACAGCGATACAGAGGCAGGACCTACGCCCGCTCGCTGAGCGGGCCCCAACAATGCATCAACACCAGAACCCCCTGGTTGCCCACCCCACACACGGGTGCGGCGTCTCCAACAACCTCCAGAGGAGTCCCACACACCATGCATTCATCTGCACTGATCCGCACTGCCACAGCGGCAATCGCACTGGGCGCACTGGCCGCCTGCTCGTCCACCCCCGCCCCCACCGAACAGATGGCGGTCACCCGCACCACCGTGAACCGCGTAGCGGCGGCACCGGCGGTGGCCACCAGCGCCCCCGTACAACTGCAGCAGGCCCGCGAGAAGCTCATCCAGGCCGAGAAGGCCATGGCAGAAAAGGACTATGTGGCCGCGCGCCGCCTGGCCTCAGAGGCAGAGGTCGACGCTCGCGTGGCCGAGACGCGCGCCGACGCCGCGGGCAATGCCGCCACCCTGGCCCAGGTGCAGGACAGCATCCGCGCACTGCAAGACGAAATCAACCGCCGTTCGCCCCGCTAGTCCAGCGCCCTGCGCGGTGCCCAGTGCGCCCCGCCTGGCGGCTACGCCTCTCGCCCACCGGCGCCA of the Acidovorax sp. 107 genome contains:
- a CDS encoding CPBP family intramembrane glutamic endopeptidase, coding for MAVDNAAGADAAHAPTQPGKWRLGGALWLLGMPGVVAVVWTLLPTLKANAALLPLPPEAVLLLSGLQTAVLLALAVALGVWLAPRVGLQAPAVSAWLTGRPMGPALRTQLVPGVCSGVAGAAWLWVLSRLAPTALQPSDPASAMPLVVKLLYGGITEELLVRWGVMTLLLWLGWRLLQRGQGRPGKGLVAGAVLLSAVLFAVGHLPAAQALAGVLTAPVVAFVLVGNTVFGLVAGWLFARHGLEAAIIAHVLAHLLSSPLL
- a CDS encoding aminopeptidase P N-terminal domain-containing protein, with protein sequence MNTTVPASVYAQRRAHLAAQLGPGGIAIIPTALERPRNRDSDFLFRHDSYFYYLTGFTEPGACLVVAADGRSTLFCQPKDLEREIWDGYRLGPAAASAALGVDAAHSMAELDSKLPRLLENTACVWYPFATHSGLAARVEGWLNVVRGRVRYGAICPAEQNDLCTLLDEMRLFKDAHEQDIMRRASAISAQAHIRAMQRSARMLRAGEDVREYHLDAELLHAFRDAGSQYPAYSSIVAAGANACVLHYRADAAPVRDGELVLIDAGCELDSYASDITRTFPANGKFTGPQRALYDLVLASQDAAVAATKAGARFNDPHDATVAVLAQGMLDLGLLDKNKVGTAQDVIDKRAYFQFYMHRTSHWLGMDVHDCGSYVEPGEVGQTSERKDPLSGETITNRPSRILRPGMVLTIEPGIYVRPAEGVPEQFHNIGIRIEDDAIVTETGCELITRGVPVKADEIEALMRA
- a CDS encoding nucleotidyltransferase family protein, which encodes MSPVHHQVPALLLAAGRGERMRPLTDTTPKPLLQVQGQPLLQWHLQALLDAGVERAVINTAWLGGQISGYFPSVFASKCRKNMPEQLSISYSHEGVDFGGALETAGGIARALPQLGPVFWLAAGDVFAPDFVFDSAAVAAFEASDYLAHLWLVPNPAHNPRGDFGLSADGLALNLPAADPAPRYTYSTIALLRAELFALPWCDIPPGNPGGIKAPLAPLLRRAMDNGRVSAQLYTGRWTDVGTPERLAELNTLSLDAP
- the speD gene encoding adenosylmethionine decarboxylase; protein product: MQGLHLTADLQGCRCASAWLLDATALGRACTDAVRAAGLQAVGQLFHEFPATVHGPGGVTATVLLAESHLCVHTWPEQRAVTLDVYVCNFGADHSAKAHALMDTLLALFQPTAVDRHALQRGVVSGVAA
- the tkt gene encoding transketolase, with the translated sequence MANTQQSQQMANAIRALAMDAVQQANSGHPGAPMGMADMAVGLWARHLKHNPTNPQWFDRDRFVLSNGHGSMLIYSLLHLTGYDLPMSELKNFRQLHSKTAGHPEVGITPGVETTTGPLGQGITNAVGFALAEKLLAAEFNREAHAVVDHNTYVFLGDGCLMEGISQEAISLAGAWKLNKLIALYDDNGISIDGQVTPWFADNTALRFVSAGWNVIGPIDGHDADKVADAIAEAKKQTERPTLVICKTHIGKGSPNRANTSKAHGEPLGAEEIKLTREALGWTAEPFAIPEDVYAGWDAKAAGAAAEATWNKRFAAYTAAFPELAAELTRRMNGDLPANFAQVAVDTVVAAHTKGETVASRKASQLALEAFTAALPELLGGSADLTGSNLTNTKSTPNLRFDMQGNVVKTEVAEGQKIGGRHINYGVREFGMAAIMNGVALHGGFIPYGGTFLTFSDYSRNAIRMAALMKQRVIHVFTHDSIGLGEDGPTHQSIEHVASLRLIPNLDVWRPGDTAETAVAWSVALSNRNKPTVLALSRQNLPYAPKRDLGDISRGAYVLSEPADVGIKKKPQAVIIATGSEVQLALKAQRLLADKKIAVRVVSMPSTTTFDREDAKYKSSVLPAGVPRVAVEMGVTDGWWKYGCAAVVGIDTYGESAPAPVLFKHFGFTEENVADAVLVAIGAARLKPAKKAR
- the gap gene encoding type I glyceraldehyde-3-phosphate dehydrogenase; protein product: MTIKIGINGFGRIGRNVLRSAIQNFSDIEVVGINDLLEPDYLAYMLQYDSVHGRFDGTVAVEGNTLIVNGKKIRLTQERDPANLKWNEVGADVVIESTGLFLDKVSAQKHIDAGAKKVLLSAPSKDDTPMFVFGVNHTTYAGQAIISNASCTTNCLAPVAMVLNNKWGIKRGLMTTVHAATATQKTVDGPSNKDWRGGRGILENIIPSSTGAAKAVGVVIPALNKKLTGMSFRVPTSDVSVVDLTVELDKAATYEEIKAEMKAQSEGALKGVLGYTEDKVVATDFRGDTRTSIFDADAGIALDGTFVKVVSWYDNEWGYSNKCLEMVRVVAK
- a CDS encoding mechanosensitive ion channel family protein — translated: MPPSTFFIWVQETTFAGVPLWSLCVALAAAVATYAAILVVLHLLTRRAKGWATQSHSGMALTLVDVLEGTSRTLMLVVALLVGASLLDLPGRWESRLSQLWFVAVALQMGLWGMRAIGIGVRRYVERHSSSGMTQVSASATLMSWGLRTLLWSVVLLAILSNVGVNITAFIASLGVGGIAVALAVQNILGDLFASLAIAVDKPFEVGDFIVVGNVSGTVQVIGLKTTRIRSLQGEQIVMSNTDLLKQTISNFRMLERRRIVFTFGVAYGTTPEQAEAIPGVVRKLIEAHPELRFDRAHFKALGTNSLDYEVVYIVEDPAYNLYMDLQQSINLGLLREFKAMGVEFAFPTRTVHIASTPPQAPAVAAT
- a CDS encoding DUF4398 domain-containing protein, with amino-acid sequence MHSSALIRTATAAIALGALAACSSTPAPTEQMAVTRTTVNRVAAAPAVATSAPVQLQQAREKLIQAEKAMAEKDYVAARRLASEAEVDARVAETRADAAGNAATLAQVQDSIRALQDEINRRSPR